The window ACCGAAAATTCGGGTAAACTCATGTTAGGAGTGAAAGCCAATGGCTTAAGTTCAACTTTGGGAAGCAAGTCCTAGCGCTAATGGAGTAGTACCTAAAAGAACAAGCCACCAAGGTTTTTACACTTGATGGCTTGTTTATACTTCTCTGCTATTCCCTATGTTTGTTGTGGTTCGATTCGGATCTGAAGATCCTTGAAAACGATTTCAAACTCAAAAAAGTTAAGTTCGATTAAATAGATGCTTAACTATTGGGAGTAGTCACCCCTTAGGAACTTTCCGTTTAAACCATTTTCCCTTATGTTCCCCTTCCTCTTCTAGAATATAAGCATGAGTATATAAATCATTTTTTAATATACACTTAAGTCCTTGATAAGGATCATCATGAACTTTTACACATCCTAGAATTCCAGTATTAAATATATACACTGCAAGGTTTTCGTCAACAGCAGCCGTAAAATCATCTCGAACCATACCGATAGGATATAGTTTCTTTCCTATCAAGTCAGAATAATATTTTATTCCTCCTTCTTCTCCCTCTGCATCAATTACAAGTTCTTCACCATACATTAAATCAAAGTGGATGTAATTATCATATTCTATTTTATCTACTTGACCATCACTAATATATTCAATTTCACCCTTGTTATGTATTTCTAAACCTAAAAACTCTGACATAAACAAAAGATAGTTCTCAGGATATTCCCCAAATTCATTTTTTAATAAATTTGACAAATCTATTTTACGACCTTCTTTCCATCCAGCTTCTTCAAAATAAGGAATTATTTCTTCAGGTAGTCTTATCATTCTATTTCTTTCTTAATGTGATACTTCTTCAATATGTAGTTTTTCTAATAAATTGGAACAAGAGGAACATGCACATTTAAACTTTCCATGAGAAGGAGCTGATTTAGCCTTTTGTTGTATATTCACAGCTTTCGACTTGATATTATGGAAAAATTCTCTCAACTCACCTAAGGAAGGGACTTTATCCCCAAAATGAGTATTTACCCACTTGCGCAAGTATCATTATTTCAAGCGAGCATAGCGAGTGCAGAATTACGCTACTTGTGCCTAAAGTAAATAATCGTTTCTAGTCCCTCGAAAATATCAATTTCTTACTAAAAGATAGAATAA of the Limibacter armeniacum genome contains:
- a CDS encoding SUKH-3 domain-containing protein, producing MIRLPEEIIPYFEEAGWKEGRKIDLSNLLKNEFGEYPENYLLFMSEFLGLEIHNKGEIEYISDGQVDKIEYDNYIHFDLMYGEELVIDAEGEEGGIKYYSDLIGKKLYPIGMVRDDFTAAVDENLAVYIFNTGILGCVKVHDDPYQGLKCILKNDLYTHAYILEEEGEHKGKWFKRKVPKG